Within the Candidatus Saccharibacteria bacterium oral taxon 488 genome, the region CGCCATACATCCATTCAAAACGCCAGGATAGCCATATCATTGATTTGGCAAAGACAGCTGAGGCGCTAGAGAAGGCGCTGCCGGAGCTGACAAAAATCGCCGCTAGCGGTAAGAAGGTACTGTTCGTCGGTACGAAAAAGCAAGCTAAGGACGTGGTGCGCCAGGCGGCCGAGAGCATCAATCAGCCGTACGTGGTTGAGCGCTGGATCGGCGGTATGCTGACCAACGGCGTAACAATCGCTCAGCAGATCAAGAAACTGAAGAACCTCGAGAAGCGGATGGCGTCGGGCGATCTGGAGAAGCGCTACAACAAGCTAGAGGTGCAGCGTTTCCAGGAGGAAATTGACAACCTGAATTTCAAGTACGGCGGTATTAAGAACTTGATGGGCAAGCCGGGCGCAGTGGTCGTGGTTGACGCACTGACCGATGCAAACGCAGTGCGCGAGGCGGAAGCCCTGGGCATCCCAGTATTTGCCGTGGTTGATACCAATGTCAATCCAACGGGCATCGACTATGTCATCCCGGGCAATGATGATGCGATCAAGAGCATCCAGCAGCTGCTTGACTACTTCACGGCAGCGGTAGCCGAGGGCGCGGGTAGCGTGAAGGCTGAAGAAAAACCAGTGAAAAAAGAGGAGAAATAGGATGGGAGTTTCAGTTGACGACATTAAAAAACTGCGCGAATTGACTGGCGTGGGCTTGACTGATGCAAAGAAGGCATTGGTCGAAACTGATGGCGATTTTGACAAGGCGCTGGAGGCGATGCGTAAAAAAGGCTTGACCAAGGCAGAAAAAAAGGGCGACCGCGAGGCGCGCGAGGGTTTGATCGAGAGCTATGTGCACTCTGGCCGAATTGGCGTGGTGGTTGAGGTGAACTGCGAGACTGATTTTGTGGCACGCTTGGATGATTTCAAGACGTTGGCGCACGAAATCGCTATGCAGATTGCAGCGATGAGTCCGAAGTATGTTTCTGAGACGGACATTCCGGCTGAGGAAATGGAGCGGGTGAAGACTGAATTGATGGCTAGTGAAGCACTTGCAAGCAAACCCGAAGAGATGCGCGAAAAAATTGTTGAAGGTCAATTGAAAAAGCATTTTGTTGAGCAGGTGTTGATGAGCCAGGCATACATTTTGGACGATTCTAAGACAGTTGAGCAGCACGTCAAGGAAGCGATCGCTAAACTCGGCGAGAACATCGTGGTCCGCCAGTTTAGGCGAATCGAGCTGGGCGTGAGCGAGTAGCTCTGAGCTTATTCGGGTGTCGTTCATATCTAGCTAGACCCCCGGTGCTAGCATATTGATCCGTAAGGGTGTTAAGATTTTATGTGTTGACAATATATTAAATCTGTGATAGTATAGAGCATAAGATTAACTACAGTGATATTAAAACATATGAAGAATATGAGGTCTGTATGCATAAAATGAGCCCCGAATCAAGCGTAAGAACATCCTACACTGGCCACATGATTGATGGGTGGGGGAGCCTCTCTGAAAAAGGGGCAGACTCTACTACTCCTGAACAGGATGGCCATAATGGGGTGCTGGCTATTGAGACAACCACCGATAAAAATAATCGAAAGTTTGCAGAAATTCCTGGGTATGAAGAGATCCGCCGACAGATTATTGATAGTAATGTATCTCATTCAGGGGAAATGGACGGCTGGAGCGCTGCTGTGTCACCAGAGAACGAGACTCAAGGATGGGTTGATCCGTTTGAGCAAACACCAGGTGGTCGAGAGTCTTTGGCAAAACGAATTGTTGGTGGCCTGAAAGGCTTAGGAGAAAAACTATCAAGTCATGGCGGAGCGGCAAAGAGAAAGATTGGTGAAGTATTCAATAAGGCAGCTGAGACCGGGAAGAGTCTAAAAGAGACTATCGGTCAGGCTGCTCAGAGTGCTAAGGAGCGTCGTGCTGAGCGCCGCCAGCAACGCGAGGAGGCTCGCGAGAACCGTGAAAGTAAGTTAGCTGCAAAAAGGCAGGAGCGTCAGGAGAGGGCCCAGAAGCGCAAGGATGCAGTAGGCGAACGCCGCAAGGCAGCCAGGAATGACAGAAATGCTGAAGTTGAGGATTTGCGAAAAAGGGCTGGACTCAGGAAAGAGATCGCGACTGTAGAAGGTGAGCAAAGTGGTATTAATACAGAAATTGCTGGAACAGAGGCAGAGATTGAGGCAATGTCGAATGGCGAACTGGCGGCTGCGTTTGAGCAACTGACAACGGCGCGTGAAGCATATAGGGATAGCGAACACCCGGCTGATTCTACTGAAGGCCAACGACTGGCGTTAGCAGTGAGTATAGCGGAAGGTGCATGGCAAGCCGCAGTTGGTCGAGTCAATATGCGTAAGCTCGATTTGCAAGGACTTGAGGCGGAACGGCAAGGTCTTGAGACTCAGCACCAAAAGGCTCTCGATAAGATTCGTGAGATAAATGAGCGGCGAGGTGAGCGTATAACGGCTGCCAAAGCAAGGCGGGAAGCACGCCGCGAGGCGCGCCAGGAAAAGCTGGCGGGTGTAAAGGAGGCGATCGGTGATGGTTTTCAGTCCGCTAGCGAGCGGGTCAGCGCCACTGCCGATCGGTTAGGCAAGGCAGCTGGCCGTGCAGCCGAGCGAATCGGTGAGATGCGCACTACCGTAGCGCAGCGACTGCGGGATATCGGTAGCTACCTATCACGTCCGGTTGCTTTCATGGGGCGTAAGACAAAAGAAACGCTCACGGCAACAGGTGACTTCACCCGACGGTTCGGCAGGGCAGCGGTTGCAGGTCATATAGCGTTCACACAGGAGATGCAAAACCCGAATTCTAATGTAGGTGATAGAGTCTAATCCTAACGAGATAAATAGTAGGCAACTTGTTGAGGAAATTGATACGACGGTTGAGATAACTAATAAAATAAAAAAGGATAGTTTATGAATAACGACAATACACCACAGGTTAATCTTGATGAAGCGTTGATTACGGTCGGTCGGCTACGAGAGATGGGTATTAATCTGCCAGAACAGCAATTGCAAGAGTTGGCTGTTCACGTGCAAGATACGATTAATGAGCGGATTGGCGAGGAGGCTGTAGAGTCTCTAACAGGTGAACAGCTGGAAGAATTAATCACAATGCAGGATAATGGTGCACCGGGCGATCAGATTAGTGAGTGGTTGCGTACACGAGTACCGGATTACGAGCAAATAGTTGAAGATAATACTATGATTGTACTTGGCGAAGTCGCCGATGACATTGATGCAATTCAACAACCAAAACCTGAAGCCGAGCGAGAGTGAATAATATCGTCACGCTTAGCTTAGCATAATACATCCCGCCAAAATGGCGGGATTTTAGCGCGTTGAGACTATCAAACAATCATCTCTCTGGTGGCGGGCGTCAGTGGTGGTGACGATGAATTGATGATGTTGGATGGTCTCTTGGAGGAGCTTTTCGCGAGTGGCATCTAGTTCAGAAAACACATCATCCAGGAGGATGAGCGGCCGTGATTGACTGATTTTCGTTTGCAGTTCCAGCTCGAGCAGCTTGAAAGCCAGCATAATGGTGCGCATTTCGCCGCGCGAGGCGACTTTGATGGCCGGCTGGCTGTGGAGGAAAATCGTAAAATCCTCGCGGTGTGGGCCGGCCGAAGTATGGCCTGTAGCGATCTCATAGTCGCGAGCACGCTGTAGGCGGTCGAGAAGTGCTTGTTCGTATCGATCAAGCGATGTACTGGCTTGATAGGTGGCTGCAAAAGCTGTTTCGTGTCCCGCCAGCGCTGCATATAAACTACTCAGCGCCGCCTCGTGTTTAGCTAGGAATGTGGCACGGGCTTGGGCAATGTGGGTCGCTAACTGGACGAACTTAATATCCCAGGCAAAGAGATGATCGCGCCAGTTTTGGGTCGTCTCGTGGGGGTGTTTGAGCAGTTCATTGCGCTGGAGCAAGGTTCGATGAAAGGCGCGGAGTGTGGCTTCGTATTGAGCATCCAGTCGAGACAATATACCGTCCAGAAAATCCCGTCGCCGCGATGGTGAGGAAGAGATGAGTCGTAGCTCGCTTGGCTCAAACAGAACGACTGGCAGGCGATGTTTACGGGGAAGGAGTTTGCTGTGGCTATCGCTAATCGTAAATTCTTTGCTTATCGTGCCGTCGGCTGTGCGGAGCAGCTGGAGGCGTCGAGAGGTGTTGTTGGTTTCGAGGTGGATGATGGTTTGCGTTTGGTCGTGCTGCATACAGTCGGCGAGGCTGCCGCGAAAGCTGCTGCCGCGGAGGGCTACGTATATCGCTTCGAGCAAGTTTGTCTTGCCCGTACCGTTTGGTCCAACGATGACGGTGCCGCCTGGCGCCAGTGTCGTCTCATAAAGGCCGTAGGAGCGAAAATGATATAGTTTAATGTGTGTTATCACTGATGATAATTATATCACGCGGCTTCTTCTGGCGGGGTTAGTTCCGCATAGGGATCGGCTACCCGTCGGAGATTTTTTTGATCCTCTGGATCAATGAGCTCTGGATGAGAGAGAATGCTATGTTTGATGTGGGTTTCACGCAGCGAAAGGGGACGTTGCATGTCTCTATATTCGGGCGGTAGGTCTTGCTCGCTGCCACTAGTAATATCGTTTTTGATGACACATTCCCATGTGTCGGGCGCGCTCTCGATGAGCTTGACATGGTGAGTGCCGGTGACGCCCAAGTAATCAATAGGCATTGGCGGAAATTCAATGGTGGCTCGTGGCGTCTCGGGGTGCTCCTCTATATACCAGGCTTCTGCACGGCGGATGGTGAATTCCTGTCCCTCGTATCTAACTTTTACGGTCTTGAAGCCGTCGGAGCGTTCTTTGTCGGCATCAAGAGTGTCGTTGTTTTCAGCGGCGATTGCGGTAGCCTCATCAAAGAATTGATTACTCTCGTCTTGGTCGCCTGGTGTTTTCACGTCGCCAGTAGGTTCATTAATACCATCCGGGAGATTACCGTAAAGGTCTGTATCATAGCCGTTATTGCGTGCTGCAATTTGCTTAGGATTAAGCAGCGGCTCTTTCGTCTCACCAGTTTGCTTTAGTCGCTCGATATCGTAGGCCATTTTCTAAGTTTCTGTTCAGGTATACGTTAACGTTTTAATTTTAGCATGAATATTTGGATAAGTCAAGCGGACAACCTTGCCACTAGTCTGCTATAATGGATGATAGATAACGGGAGGAAATATGTTTGACACACAACCATATGAGGATAAAATGGCGCAGGCCTTTAGCCATTTTCAGGACGAGCTGAAAAAGGTGCGGACAGGTCGGGCGCATGCCGGAATGCTGGACGGCGTGATGGTAGAGACGTACGGGACGCGGATGCTGCTGAACCAGGTGGCAAATGTGACGGCGCCGGAGGCGCAGATGCTGCTGGTGACGCCGTTTGATCCGAGTAATATTACGGCAATTTCGGCAGCGATTCGCGATAATCAGAGCTTGGGCTTTAATCCGTCCGATGACGGTCGGGTGGTGCGGGTGCCAGTGCCGGCATTGACTGAGGAACGCCGCAAGCAATTAGTCAAGCAAGTGAGCGAAAAAGTCGAAGAGGCGCGGATCGCTATGCGGACAATTCGTCAGGACGCCCTGAAGGAGGCCAAGCGTATGAAAGACGCCAAGGATCTCGGTGAGGATGATTATAAGCGAGTCGAGAAGGAAATTGATGCGCTGATGAGTAAGGTGCAGGCACAAATTGACGAAGCGTTTAAGGCAAAAGAAAAGGATGTGTTGACGGTTTGATGAATCAGACGTTTGCCGAGCGCGTGAAAGAGTTAGGGCTGCCGCTGGATCAGATTATCATCATCGGCAGTGGTATTTTGGATCAATTAGGAATTCGTCAGTCCACTGATATTGACGTGGCGGTTGACCGGGCGACATTAGAAAAGATTGCTGGTGATAGCGACTGGGCCGAAAAGCTTGATACAAACCAACGCCGGTATTTGGTGAAGTATGATGGATCGGTCGAGATCTGGGACGGCTGGGAGATTGACGGGCGAATTGTTGAGTATGACGAGCTACTGGACTACGCGGTGGAATATGACGGTGTGAAGTTTGTTAATCTAGATTTTCTGCGGCGCTGGAAAAACTGGCGCGGGCGCGAAAAAGATATCCAGGATGTGAGGTTGATTGATGAGTGGAGGGCGAAACATGAGTGAAAAAACAGAATTGCCGAGGCACGTTGGTTTTATCGTTGACGGTAATCGTCGCTGGGCGAAGCAGCACGGGCTGCCGGCTTATGAGGGGCACTTGGCGGGATACAACAGCCTGAAGGATGTGCTACTAGAGACGTTGCGCCGTGGCGTCAAGTATGCCAGCGCGTATGTGTTCAGTACAGAAAACTGGAAGCGCTCCGAGGAGGAGGTCGGGCATTTGATGGGCCTGCTACTCAAGGTGCTGGAGTCGGACGTGCCGATATTTCTGGAACATAATGTACGGATGCGGGTGATTGGCTCACGTGAGGGGTTATCAGAAACCTTACGAAAAGCGATTGAGCGAGCCGAGGAACGAACGCGGAATTTGACGGGCGGCGAGCTGCTTTTGTGTCTCAATTATGGCGGACATTTGGAAATTGCCGACGCGGTTAAAAAAATTGTTCAGTCGGGCGTGGCGGCCGAAGCCGTGACGCCAGAACTGATCGCTCAGAACTTGTATGCACCGGAAGTACCGCCATGTGACCTCATCGTGCGAACAAGCGGCGAACAGCGATTGAGTAATTTCATGCTGTGGCGGGCGGCGTACAGTGAGCTAATGTTCATCGAGAAAAACTGGCCAGACATGACGATAAAAGATGTGGAGTTCATTCTGGAGGAGTACAAAAAACGTAATCGGCGCTTTGGAGGGTAATAATGGTGTTCATTGGAATTTTGGTTGGGCTGATCATACTGGTTTTGTTGGTGGTAGTGCACGAATTGGGTCACGCAATTGTGGCGCGGCGCAATGGTGTGGTGGTTGAGGAATTTGGTATCGGCTTTCCGCCGGCCGCAAAAAAATGGCGATCCAAAAAGAGCTTTCTCGGCAAGAATGTGGTGTTTAGTCTAAACTGGCTGCCGCTCGGTGGGTTCGTCAAGCTGAAGGGTGAATACGATTCGGCCGAAGGCGCGGGGACGTATGGCAGTGCTACCTTTTGGGTAAAGACCAAGATTTTATTAGCTGGCGTGATGATGAATTGGCTGACGGCTGTCCTGCTGTTTATGATATTGGCGCTGGTGGGGATGCCAAAAATCTTACCACAGCAAGCGGTGCTGCCGTTTGATTCGCGGGTGGAGCGTTCAGCACTGACGGTGGCGCGAGTGACACCAGGCTCGCCGGCAGAAAAGGTCGGCCTTCAGCGTGGCGATGAGGTGCGAAAGATTGGCGATCGCAGCGTGACAACGCCGGCGGAGCTGTCGGCGACCACGAAAGCGCAGGCCGGTCGTGAGGTGACGATTGAGCTGGTGCGCGGCGGTCAGACGCTCACCAAGCAAGTCCGGCTACAAACTGCCGACCAAGCAAAAAATGGCGGCTATCTCGGTGTCGGCCCGCAACAGACAGAAACGATTCATAGTACCTGGTCGGCACCAATCGCAGCAGTGGTGACCACGGGGCAATTGACGTATGAGACAGTGGCGGGCGTTGGCTCAATTCTCGCGAAAACGATTAACGGGACGATCGGGCAATTATTTGGCTCGCCAGAATCTCGCCAGGCGGCCAAGGCTGATCTGGCGGCAGTTGGCGAAAGCGTGGCCGGGCCGGTCGGCATCTTGGGCGTGCTGTTTCCGTCAGTGCTGAGTTCTGGCTTGACGCAAATTTTACTACTGGCGGCAATCATTTCGCTGACGCTGGCGGTGATGAACGTACTGCCAATTCCGGCACTGGACGGCGGGCGGTGGTTTACGATGGCAGGCTTTAAATTATTCAAGAAAAAATTGACCAAAGAGCGCGAGGAAACGATTCAGGGCATCGGCTTTCTGGTGCTAATGGCACTGACGGTTTTAGTGACATGGAGTGATATTGCGAAAGTATTAAGGGGGTGAATGTGAGGAAGTGGGCCAAAAAGGAAAATAGTCAGTCGACGACAAAGGGGCGGCTGAATAAAGATAATTGGTGGCTACTCATCGTGCTGCCGGTGTGGACGTATGCGGCGTTTTGGATGGCGCAGTTAATTGTGCTTGGTCTGGTGTGGGTGCTTAGCCGTGTTGGTGTGTCGCTTGGTTCGGTGAATGAGGTGCTGCTGAACGCGACGGGATCGGTCGTTGTGTACGTACTAGCGGTGATCTTGGTGGTGAGTCTGCCGTTTTATGTCCGTCGCCGCCGGACGACGCTGAAAGAAATGGGGGTGACTGATTGGCCGTCGTGGTGGGACGTGGTGATTACACCGGCAGCCTTTATTGTATACACAATTTGCTCAATGGTGTTTTTAACAGTGGTG harbors:
- a CDS encoding ribosome recycling factor codes for the protein MFDTQPYEDKMAQAFSHFQDELKKVRTGRAHAGMLDGVMVETYGTRMLLNQVANVTAPEAQMLLVTPFDPSNITAISAAIRDNQSLGFNPSDDGRVVRVPVPALTEERRKQLVKQVSEKVEEARIAMRTIRQDALKEAKRMKDAKDLGEDDYKRVEKEIDALMSKVQAQIDEAFKAKEKDVLTV
- the uppS gene encoding di-trans,poly-cis-decaprenylcistransferase; the protein is MSEKTELPRHVGFIVDGNRRWAKQHGLPAYEGHLAGYNSLKDVLLETLRRGVKYASAYVFSTENWKRSEEEVGHLMGLLLKVLESDVPIFLEHNVRMRVIGSREGLSETLRKAIERAEERTRNLTGGELLLCLNYGGHLEIADAVKKIVQSGVAAEAVTPELIAQNLYAPEVPPCDLIVRTSGEQRLSNFMLWRAAYSELMFIEKNWPDMTIKDVEFILEEYKKRNRRFGG
- a CDS encoding PDZ domain-containing protein translates to MVFIGILVGLIILVLLVVVHELGHAIVARRNGVVVEEFGIGFPPAAKKWRSKKSFLGKNVVFSLNWLPLGGFVKLKGEYDSAEGAGTYGSATFWVKTKILLAGVMMNWLTAVLLFMILALVGMPKILPQQAVLPFDSRVERSALTVARVTPGSPAEKVGLQRGDEVRKIGDRSVTTPAELSATTKAQAGREVTIELVRGGQTLTKQVRLQTADQAKNGGYLGVGPQQTETIHSTWSAPIAAVVTTGQLTYETVAGVGSILAKTINGTIGQLFGSPESRQAAKADLAAVGESVAGPVGILGVLFPSVLSSGLTQILLLAAIISLTLAVMNVLPIPALDGGRWFTMAGFKLFKKKLTKEREETIQGIGFLVLMALTVLVTWSDIAKVLRG
- the recF gene encoding DNA replication and repair protein RecF (All proteins in this family for which functions are known are DNA-binding proteins that assist the filamentation of RecA onto DNA for the initiation of recombination or recombinational repair.), whose amino-acid sequence is MITHIKLYHFRSYGLYETTLAPGGTVIVGPNGTGKTNLLEAIYVALRGSSFRGSLADCMQHDQTQTIIHLETNNTSRRLQLLRTADGTISKEFTISDSHSKLLPRKHRLPVVLFEPSELRLISSSPSRRRDFLDGILSRLDAQYEATLRAFHRTLLQRNELLKHPHETTQNWRDHLFAWDIKFVQLATHIAQARATFLAKHEAALSSLYAALAGHETAFAATYQASTSLDRYEQALLDRLQRARDYEIATGHTSAGPHREDFTIFLHSQPAIKVASRGEMRTIMLAFKLLELELQTKISQSRPLILLDDVFSELDATREKLLQETIQHHQFIVTTTDARHQRDDCLIVSTR
- the rpsB gene encoding 30S ribosomal protein S2 translates to MSVTVDMKALFEAGVHFGHKTSRWHPKMAPYIHSKRQDSHIIDLAKTAEALEKALPELTKIAASGKKVLFVGTKKQAKDVVRQAAESINQPYVVERWIGGMLTNGVTIAQQIKKLKNLEKRMASGDLEKRYNKLEVQRFQEEIDNLNFKYGGIKNLMGKPGAVVVVDALTDANAVREAEALGIPVFAVVDTNVNPTGIDYVIPGNDDAIKSIQQLLDYFTAAVAEGAGSVKAEEKPVKKEEK
- the tsf gene encoding translation elongation factor Ts — protein: MGVSVDDIKKLRELTGVGLTDAKKALVETDGDFDKALEAMRKKGLTKAEKKGDREAREGLIESYVHSGRIGVVVEVNCETDFVARLDDFKTLAHEIAMQIAAMSPKYVSETDIPAEEMERVKTELMASEALASKPEEMREKIVEGQLKKHFVEQVLMSQAYILDDSKTVEQHVKEAIAKLGENIVVRQFRRIELGVSE